The genomic stretch GCTTCTGCTGAGGTTTTTAATCGAGTCATAAGCAGTCTCCCGAGTTCTCGCCGATACTGCCGAATAAATCTCCACATCTTGAAAGTCATCATCTATGATAAACATAGTATCAAAGCCTAAGCTAGATAGTTTATCTATATAGTTACGAGTGAGTTTCACACCCGCCTGCAATAAAACTCTACCGTTAGGACTAACTAGCGGTCTAGCAAGCACATCTCCATCATCCACATAAGCAATATTGACTAAACGCATACTCCAACTCCTACTTATTTATGACAAATTTCCTAGTATCGTAAAACAATCTAGAAAACTATATACTTTTTCGACTAAATCCCCCCATATCCTCTTCAGTTTTCACCGCAGAAAATATTTTCCCTTTAGTCCTATGACCCTGATCCAAATATTTTATTGACAATTTCTCTTGGTTTGCATATAATAATTACGTTACGCGGTCGTGGCGGAACTGGCAGACGCGCTAGGTTCAGGTCCTAGTGCTCGCAAGGGCATGGAGGTTCAAGTCCTCTCGACCGCACCATATTAGAATTTAACTCCTTGAATATTCAAGGAGTTTTTCGTTATCCCTCGGTGAAGGGGCCAAGCTTCACTGTATGGATTTGCTTTTTGTTTGACACGTCAGGGAACTTCATTTATCTTCTGCTTTGCCCGTTCTTTGACCTCATCATAAACATGCTTAAGGGGCTCACCTGAACTCTGGGCAAGTTTGCGACAATCCTCATATTCCGGGCTTACTGTGCAAATTTTCTCTTCAAAAGTAGCAATTTTTGCTTTAGCTGAACCATATTTTGTTTCTAATGTGATAAACTCATAAGGAAGCATATATTTCTTAATCGGATAGACCCGTAGACCAAGGGTGGTAGTTTCTGTAAAGAGAATCTGACGAATCGCGGTTAGTTTATATGGTGGAATTTGTACCGTCAACATCACCGCAGGGCGATTCTTTTTCATCTGGAGCGTTTGCATATAAACATCCATGGCGCCCGCTGCAAAGAGTTTCTCGTAAAGATAATCATAAAATTCGGGGTTCATGTCATCAATATTGGCCTCGACGGTCATGGCCTTCCCCTCTTTAACCCCGTGGTATCCCTCACTTTCGCTCACCTCGAGCTCGCCGATGGTCAACCGCAAAAGGTTGGGAATGGTCAAATCTTTTTCTCCCGCACCATAGCCTATTCGATCTACTTTGACTAAGGGAATTGACCCAAAGTCTTGACAATATGCTGTCAACAAGGCAGCTCCAGTGGGAGTAACAAGTTCTCCTTCAATATCACGAGAATAAATCGGCACTCCCCGCAATAATTCCAGAGTTGCGGGAGCCGGTACAGGCAAAAGTCCATGGGCAGCTTTAACAAAGCCTTTCCCAACATGAACAGAGGAAGAAAAGACCTTTTCAATTCCTAAACGCCAGAAGCCAATAACTGCTCCGACGATATCCACTATAGCATCCACTGCTCCAACTTCATGAAAGTGAATCTGATCGATGGTGGTTCCGTGGATCTTTGCTTCTGCTTCGCCTAAGCGTGTGAAGATAGTCAAACTTTTATCTTTGACGGGATTTGGCAAGGAGCTTCGTTCGATAATGTCTTGGATATCTCTTAAATGCCGATGGACATGTCCCTCCAAGGATAGAACCTGCACCTTGGTACCACTGATTCCCTGTTTAATCACTTTTTGCTCATAGATCTCATATTCGTCCAAGCCCAAACCTGCTAAATCCCTTTGTAGAAGCTTAAAATCTAATCCTGCATCTACCAAGGCCCCTAAGAGCATGTCGCCGCTGATTCCCGAGAAACAATCTAAATAAGCTACTTTCATTTCAAATCTCCTTAGTAATTTTCTTGCAATTTGTATTTTGCTACTTTATACTAGGTCAGGCTGATAATATTCTGCCCTCTCAAGGTCGAATCCTCCCATTTTTCTTTCTTTTTTACAAAAGAGGAGTGGTCTCGTCAATGAATGTCGCGTTTTTCTTAATACCAAAACAAGATGTGATTTACCTCAAAATCAATTCTACCATGCGCCAAGCTATTGAGAAGATGGAATTCCACCGTTATTCAGCAATTCCTCTTATCGATGAGCAGGGGTGTTATCAGGGAACGATTACTGAAGGCGATCTTTTATGGAAGCTCAAAAACACTCCAGGTCTTGAATTTCATAACACCCACACTATACGACTCACCGAAGTCGAACAGCATATTCAAAACCATCCGGTGTCGATCAACGCCCGAATGGAAGACCTTATCTCGCGGGCTGTGGAGCAAAACTTTATTCCTGTCGTCGATGATCAGCAGATCTTCATTGGCCTCGTGCGCCGCCGGGAAATTCTCGAATTCTGCTCTAAAGCCTTGGGTAAGCTGGAATCATACGAACCAAATGATATGTAGCACTAGTTGAATAGTTTTATAGAAAAAGGCATCACTCATTGTTAAGAACAATAAGGATGCCTTTTTTAAATCAAAGGAAAGAGAATACGGGCGATCAGATGAAGTTACCTCCGTCGACCACCCAAGTTTGTCCAGTGACAAATCCTGCCTGTGCGACCAGAGAATAGGCAACCTCTGCGACATCTTCTGGGGTGCACACTCTTTGTAAAGGTGTTCCTTCAGCCATTCTTGTGATATGATCTTCATTCCCTTTTATCCAACGGGTCAAAACGACTCCGGGAGCAACAGAATTAACGCGAACTTCGGGAGCAAGAACTCTGGCTAAGGATTTTGTGACACTGATTTCCGCTGCTTTGGAAGCACAATAAGCGATGGAACTACCCAATCCTGTCAGCCCGGCAATGGAGGTTATGTTCACAATACAGCCTTTTTGCATTTTTAAGGCTTCCGCCGCTGCACGGCAGACATTAAATACCCCTTTGACATTTACATTGAAAATGTCGTCCCAATATTCATCCTTCATACCTTCTAAATCAGCGTGCTGCACAAAATATGTCATCCCGGCACTATTCACAAGGATATCGAGTTGCCCAAAATCCTCAACTACTTGCTTGACCATCTCTCTGACTTCCTGATCCTTGGCTATATTGGCTCGATAGATCCGACAGGATACATTAAGCTCTTTAATCTCATCGCGAGTTTTTTCGGCATCTTCCAAAGACCGCGAATAATTAATCGCAATGCGAACTCCTGCTTGGGCAAGTTTTAAGGCGATTGCTCGACCAATTCCTGTGGCACCGCCGGTGATTAGGGCTGTTTTATCTTGTAACATC from Desulfitobacterium dichloroeliminans LMG P-21439 encodes the following:
- the larC gene encoding nickel pincer cofactor biosynthesis protein LarC produces the protein MKVAYLDCFSGISGDMLLGALVDAGLDFKLLQRDLAGLGLDEYEIYEQKVIKQGISGTKVQVLSLEGHVHRHLRDIQDIIERSSLPNPVKDKSLTIFTRLGEAEAKIHGTTIDQIHFHEVGAVDAIVDIVGAVIGFWRLGIEKVFSSSVHVGKGFVKAAHGLLPVPAPATLELLRGVPIYSRDIEGELVTPTGAALLTAYCQDFGSIPLVKVDRIGYGAGEKDLTIPNLLRLTIGELEVSESEGYHGVKEGKAMTVEANIDDMNPEFYDYLYEKLFAAGAMDVYMQTLQMKKNRPAVMLTVQIPPYKLTAIRQILFTETTTLGLRVYPIKKYMLPYEFITLETKYGSAKAKIATFEEKICTVSPEYEDCRKLAQSSGEPLKHVYDEVKERAKQKINEVP
- a CDS encoding CBS domain-containing protein — translated: MNVAFFLIPKQDVIYLKINSTMRQAIEKMEFHRYSAIPLIDEQGCYQGTITEGDLLWKLKNTPGLEFHNTHTIRLTEVEQHIQNHPVSINARMEDLISRAVEQNFIPVVDDQQIFIGLVRRREILEFCSKALGKLESYEPNDM
- a CDS encoding SDR family NAD(P)-dependent oxidoreductase — encoded protein: MLQDKTALITGGATGIGRAIALKLAQAGVRIAINYSRSLEDAEKTRDEIKELNVSCRIYRANIAKDQEVREMVKQVVEDFGQLDILVNSAGMTYFVQHADLEGMKDEYWDDIFNVNVKGVFNVCRAAAEALKMQKGCIVNITSIAGLTGLGSSIAYCASKAAEISVTKSLARVLAPEVRVNSVAPGVVLTRWIKGNEDHITRMAEGTPLQRVCTPEDVAEVAYSLVAQAGFVTGQTWVVDGGNFI